In the Tindallia magadiensis genome, TTACAACAGAGCAATTGGTTGTTAATACAGCTACTGGAATTACAGCTGGGGATGATGCGATAGAACTGAAGGATAACCAGCTAGAAATCAGTGCGTATAATAATTTTGATTGGAGCGACGTGGAAGATGGTTCTACCATTACTATCAGTACGGACGATGGAAAGTTAACTGTAGTGATAGATGCGGAAGAAGCAACAGGTAATAGAGAGTTAAATGTTAGTGAGGATTTTGTCCCTAATTGGGATGAAAACGATGAGTATACCTACAATGCTCATGGTGTTAGCTTTACCATCACGAAAGAAGCCTTCGAAGCGGCAGAGGATGGCGATGATTTAGTAATAACATCAGATGATATTGTAGATGGCGGTTCACTTATTGGAACCATTTCAACAGCTGATGACTGGGCGGATAATGATGGATTATCAGAAATTGTTGATTACATTGCAGTAGATGCAGATAAACTTAATGCAGAATTTGGCGATGCTGTTGCAAGTTATATGACAATTGAATTTGATGGTACTGGTGCTAATGGTGCGATAACTGTAACCATTTTTGATGCCGATAATAATGAATTATCAGAAGATGTATATGAAAATCTTGGCTTGTCGAATGATGATATTTTCAACTATGATAACCATGGTATTAACTTTGACCTTAAGATTGCAGATATTACTGAAGAGATCGAATCTAACAACCTGCACTTTGAAACTGAAAACTTTGATGTGACAGAAAACAACGCTTTAGCACTTCAAATCGGAGCAAACCAAAACCAATTTATGGAAGTTTCTATTGATGATGTAACAGCAACGGCGTTATTCGTAAGTGCTAGCGGTGGCGGAGAACAGGAAGTTACGCTGCAAGATGGCTCAACAGTTAATGCATGGTTCAGAGATGTACAAGAAGTAACTGATGGAACCAGTGCTGATGCGGCAGAATACGCCTTGGATGTAACATCTTTTGAGAAAGCGGAAGCGGCAATAACCGTAATTAATGACTCTATAGAAAGAGTTTCTGCAGCGAGATCAAATCTTGGTGCTGTTCAAAACAGATTAGAGCATACAATTTCTAACTTGGATAACTCTGCAGAAAATTTACAAGCAGCAGAATCCAGAATTCGAGATGTAGACATGGCAGCAGAGATGATGGAACTTACGAAACAAAATATTTTACAACAAGCTTCAACTGCGATGTTGGCACAAGCCAATCAAGCTCCTCAATCTGTACTTCAGTTACTGGGATAAATCTGGTAGCTTAAATAGAAAAGATTGGAAAAAGGGGGTCAGAGGATTTTTCCTCTGGCCCTTTTTGGCCATTAAGATGGGAGAAGAAGCCATGACGGAGAAAAAAAGAGTAGTATTAGAACCTACATATATGAAACAGTTTCACTGCATAGGGTCGGCTTGTGAAGACAGCTGTTGTATTGGTTGGCGGGTAGATCTAGATAAAAAGACGTACCTGGCGTACAAGAATATTCAGAACCAAACCCTGAAACCTTTAATGGAAAAGCAGGTTAGTCGGAAACATAATCAGAAAAGTGATAAATCCTATGGAAAAATAAAGATGGAAAAAAATGGAAGATGTCCTTTTTTAGACGAAAAAAATCTTTGTAAAGTATATATTCATGCTGGTGAATCTTATTTATCAGATACCTGCCGCTTTTACCCAAGAATGGTAAAAAAGGTAGACGGAAAATTCGAAAGAGCCGCAACACCTTCTTGTCCGGAAATTGTCAGAGTAGGTTTGTTAAATCCGGATGGCATTGCATTTCAGCAGGTTGAAGAGAGTAGAAATTTACCTATTGTGGTAAAAAAACAGTTTGATACAGAAGGGCATACGTACTTAAATAAAGCCCAAAGATATTTTTGGGAGATAAGAATGTTTTCTCTGAATTTATTGCAAAATCGAAACTATAGCTTAAGTGATCGATTGGTATTACTAGGAATCACTTATCAAAAAATGGAAGCCTTGCAGAAGGAAAAAAGAGTAAAAGAAATACCGGGTATGATAATCTCAATGAAAGAGAAAATAGGTGATGGAAGCTTTCGGGAAGAGCTGGAGAAAATTCCTGCCAATACAAAGCTTCAGATGCGTTTGGTAAAAGCGATGACAGATAAAAGGGTTCTTGAAGGTGTAAGAAATAAAAGGTATATAGAATGCTTAAAAGAAACCTTGTTGGGAATTGGATACGAAAAAGGATGGAATATTGAAGGGGTTAACAAGAAATACGATGATCATTACCGAGAGTATGTAGTTCCTTACCTGGAAGAGAAAGAATATATTCTAGAGAATTTTTTAGTCAATGAATATTTTAAGGAATTAATGCCTTTTGGTTCCTTTGAATCCATATGGGATTCTTACCTTTACTTATGCATGCTTTACAGTATGGTAAAACTTCATATGATTGGTATGGCAGGATACCATCAGGGTTTAACGGATGAACTTATGATTAAACTGATCCAATCCTTATCAAAAATAGTACTACATAATAATCGTTATATTCAGAGAATGATTACCCAGCTAAGAGATAATAATCAGGATAGCCTGGCCTTTATGGCCATTTTAGTGAAAAATTAGCATGGTTGCAGTAACTACTATTGGAAAAGCAATGGAAAGACTATATTCTGGACTGAGAATTAATCGGTCATCGGATGATGCTGCCGGACTTGCGATTAGTGAAAAAATGAGAGCTCAAATTCGAGGATTAAACCAGGCATCAAGAAATGCACAAGATGCTATATCCTTGATTCAAACGGCTGAAGGAGCTCTTGAGGAAACTCATGAAATTCTGCAAAGAATAAGAGAATTGTCGGTACAGTCAGCTAATGATACAAACGTAGATGCGGATCGAGAAGAAATCCAGAAAGAAATTAACCAGCTAACAGAAGAGATTGATCGAATCGCTAATACAACAGAATTCAACACCATTCAGCTTCTTAATCGAGAGGTGCAGATAGAGGGGAGTAGTTCCTCGGTAGATCTTACAGAAGAAGAAATAATCGTATCAAACCTAAAAAAATGGTGGTTGGTAGAAGCTGAGAGTCTGGTGAAAGAAGGATATGGCATAGAATTTCATAGATGAGGATGGGGTCAGGAGGATGGGGTCAGGCTTGAATAATTTACTTACAATGTCCTGACTATCTGAGTACACCTATTATTTCAGGGTATAAAAGTAAGTAGAAGTAGCTTATCGGAGCCTTTTTACTGAAAATTCGGCATCAAAAACCAGAAAAAGAATGATCATGGTAATCCTCAAAACCTTAAGCTAGTAGGGGGTGTAAGTATGTCGGTCGATCAGATATCTAATTACAGTTCCAATAATATGCTAGTACAGAATTTAATGAAGGTCAGAGATGTCACAAATGAAAATGAAATCATGGGAGCCATATCCACAGCCATGGACTCGGTATCGTTATCCTTCATAGGAAAGAGCTTTGCAGGATATTACGAAAGCTTAAGAAGTGAAGGAGATCAGAAAGCCTTAGAAGGACTCAGACAGATGGCGATCCACTTAACGGAAAACCCTAGCAATGAAAGAGCCATCGATTTTTCTAATATCATGAGAGCACGAGAAGGAGAAGAAGGATTCTTGAACACCTTCTTTTCAACGGTGCATGATGTGGCGGATAGCGGCAATTCCTTAGGGTTTTGGTTCAACACCTTTACGAATCTGGATGCGGCTTCCAATCAGGATGGTTTTTTATCTTCTACAAGTAATATTCTCAGCCTGGAAGGAGACAAAAAAGAGACCGCCGGAATCTTCAGTGAGTTCTTAAGAATGACCGATCAGGCAATCAAACATTTTCAAGATGAAGATCTGCGTCGGGAAAATTTAGATGATTTCTTTGGCAGCCTAAAAGAGCGAGAAAGCATAGAAGGTTACCGGGAAAGTATTGAAGATTTCAGAGAAAATATGAACTGAAAAATGAGAGATTACCATGGTCACTTGGGAGCGGTGTTTAATGGTATCTACCGGAAAAAGATCGCCACCTATCAGCGATCTTTTTTGATGCGATTATTGATTCATTTGCTCACACAGTTTCGTCCCTTTTTCTTTGCACGATAAAGGGCTTTATCCGAAGCAGTTCTTACTTCTTCAGCTGTTTTAAACCGATGATTTTTTTCGGCAACACCGATGCTAATGGTGACTCTTAGGTTTTTCGATCTGGAAGAGCCACGCTTTTGTGTTTTTTTCACAGGCTTACTTTTGTAAAGGTAAGTTTGCTGAGCGACGGTTTTTCTTAGTTCATCCAAGACTGGGAGAATTTCTGTCAAGCCTTTGTCTGGAAAAACAATGGTAAACTCTTCCCCACCGTAGCGATAAGCTTTTCCTCCGGAGGTTACGTTTTTTAAGACGGATGCCACCATCGCCAGAACATCATCCCCTACATCATGGCCATACCGGTCATTAAACTTCTTGAAAAAGTCAATATCAATCATGGCAATGGTATAGTGATTCCCCAACTGCAATAGTTTTTCTTCTAAAGCTCTTCGAGAGGGAATCTGTGTTAATTCATCTATGTAAGCCATATGATAGGACGAGCTAATCACAGAGAGGACCAAGAGAAGGCCTATGGTAGTATAAAAGATAGGCACAGTTTCTGATGGAATATCCATAAAAATAATGAAAGCAATTCCCATGACGCTAGTTACCATGGATCGGTCTGTGAAAGAACCGGTTCTGATCGCTTTAATCGCAAAGATAAAAATAGTCCCTGTAAGAAGGATAAGAGAATAGGCCTGAAGATCCATTTTTCCGGCAAGGGGAAGTGTTACATGTTCCAGCAACAGGCGATCGATTTCAGTACTTAAACTTTTAGATGCAGAAAGAAGCAGCCAGCCCTGAAAAGCAAGAACAGCAAGTTTGATTTTTCCCCAAAAGCTAAACACTCCTCTTTCTGTTGAAAAGGAAAAAAAGAGCAGGTTTGCGATGACTACGATCAGGATCAGTGCATGTTGCGGCTGGTCCGCTGAGATAAAATGATCTGAAAATCCAAGTTTTTCCATTTGGATATAATAGAGAAAAAGTAAAAGGATAGATGCAAAGACAATGGCACTTCGGTTAAACCATATACCAAGAATAGCCGCCAGAGCAAAAAGAGCGACTGTTAGAAGCGGCATGGTATCTATCCAAGAATCAGGGATCATTTCTATGCTTATATGGGTCATATAGGCAATTGCTAAAAAAAGGAAAGGGATCGTAAAAGAAAATAAGTGCTGAAAAATTTTGTTCATAGGAAGATTTCCTTTCTAGTCTACACAAGGATGATGAATGGTGATTCTTTAATAATGATATCCTATAAGGTTATCGACAAGTTATATAAAAAATTTACCTGATAGTTAATTTGGAATTTTGAGAGAATCAGCAGGGCTTTATCCGTTGTTGATGGTTTATTATAACAATATTGTTTCTAGTATGATTCATTAAAAATATGATAAAATAGTCCTATGAAAAGGGAGAAGAAAAAAACAGTAAGCTATTGGAGTGAGAAAATGAGGAAGCTGGCTGTTATTGGAGTAATGGGAATTCTTATTATTATGATGCTAATGAAGCCAGTAGAAGCATCGGAACATAAACACCTTGTTGATTTAAGGCATAATAAGGATTCACTGCAGCCTCTGGAAGGTCTGTGGGAATTCTATTGGAATGAGTTATTAGAGCCAGAGGATTTTCGATTTAGATCTGTCGAATCAGCAGAACATGTTTTGATTCCTGGAGCTTGGAATGGTTATTTGATTAACGGAAAGCAACTTACAGGAGATGGGTATGCAACATACCGCACCTTTGTACGGACAGACGGGGAGGGTATTATAGCGTTTAAGATACCACGAATATTAACGGCCTATCGAATGTGGGTCAGTGGCGAGGAAATTGCTGGAGCAGGAAGGGTAGGCACTTGCCGAAGCGAAAGTGAACCACAGTACTTGACGCAACAAGCTTTTGTGATGGTTGAAGAAGATATTGCGGAAGTGATTATTCAAGTATCTAATTTTAACCATCGAAGTGGGGGTATCTTAGAAAATATTTATGTTGGAAGAAGTGAGCAGGTTCTTGTTTCGACAAAAAACGCCTTAGCCTACGAACTTTTTCTTTTTGGCAGCTTGATGGTAATAGGCGTATATCACTTGGTACTCTATTATTACCGTAAAAAAGACCGAGCGCTTCTGTTCTTTTCTATTTACTGCCTTGTTATAGGATTGAGAACCATTTTAGTAGGTGAAATATTCTTTATTCAAGTGTATCCGAATTTCAATTGGGAAATAGCGCATAAAATGCAAACGCTTAGCTACTATAGCGCCGTTTTGATTCTGATGCTGTTTTTTAGAGAAATGTATCGAAGTTATGTTCCTGCTTGGGTAGTAAATAGTTGCATGGTGACAACGGGCATCTTTAGTTTTTTGGTATTGGTAACGCCTGCACGTGTGTTTAATCATATCAATCCTGTTTTTCAGGTGTTTACCATTCTGGTAAGCGGCTATATACTGGTGATTCTTTTTCGAATATGTCAGAAGAAAGAGCCAGGAACGCTATTTATTGCTTTTGGGTATGCCATTTTAATTTTTACAGTTTTTCACGATCTTATTTATTTAAGCATTCTTATGAGTGATTATCAGTTCTTAAATCATATTATTCGCAGGGGTAATCTTTCTTCTTTTGGACTACTTGTTTTTTCACTTACTCATTCTTTTGCCTTAGCGATTACATATGCTGAGTTGTTTAACAAAAATGAGAAAATGACTAGTGAACTGATTGACCTTAACGAAAATTTGGAGCAATTGGTGGAACGGAGAACAACCGATCTACGAAAATCCTATCAAAAGATAGAAGAACAAAAGCATGCATTAGAGAAAACGAACCGAAAACTGGAAAAAATGTCACAGAAAGATGCTCTTACGAAAGTATGGAATCGAAGGTATTTTGATGAATCTTTCGCTTCTGAATGGCAGCGTGCTCTAAGGACAAAATCTCCAATATCTTTGTTATTTTTGGATATTGATGATTTTAAGGACTATAATGATCAATATGGTCATCAAGCAGGAGACGATTGCTTGGTAAAAGTGGCGAAGGTTCTACAGGAAAAGATTAAGCGAAGGATAGATGTAGTGGCTCGTTATGGGGGCGAAGAGTTTGTGGTACTTTTGGCGAATGCTGATCAGACGGGGGCAATCACAGTAGCTGAAGAATTACGAAGGGCTGTTGAAGTAATAGGAGTAACTGTAAGTATAGGTGTTGCCAGTATGATTCCATCGCTGAGCAAGTCGCCGGAAGATTTGATTCGAGCAGCAGATCAGGCAATGTATCTAGCTAAGAAAAGTGGAAAAAACCGTGTGGAATCCTAAAATTTTAACGAAAGAGAAAGAAAATGACACAGATGTTGTTATAAAAGTGTCAAAGTTTGCTCAAAAATGTTATACTCATTTCAAGCTGGGTAAATAATGAACAAAGACTCTGCTTGAGAAATAAGCTCAAAGTGATAAGATGAACGATAAAAGTAATAGAAGGTGATTGAAATGACTACGTTGCTAAGCTATCAAAATCCAGAAAAAATAATGGTTCAAGAGGTGGATTGTCTTTTTTATCATGATAAATCTTCCGAAGAAAAGATTCCTATGAAAAAAAAGGGAGATAAATGGATTTTGGAAAAAAACCTGCCTTCTGGAGAACATCGTTATGTTTTTTTGATCAATGGGAACCTAAGGCTTAATGATCCGGAAGCAAATATGTACGCACCGGATGAAAATCAGAAGATATGGTCCGTCATACTGATCAACGAAGAGGGTCAGCGGTTATACAATAATAAAGAATATCGGCTGCATATTGATCATTATCAACTGAGTTCTTTTTTATCGGAACAGGAAATGGTAACGGTAAAAAAAACCTTTAATAAGCGGATGGATCCCAAAGTAGCCGCTCGGTTTACTTTTAGCGATGTGACAGGACTTCATTGTGTTACCGTGGCTTGGTATAAGCCGGATGGCACCCTAGATCGATTTGCTGAGCAATACCTGGTAGAGCCGGAAATGGCCAATGAAAAAATTAAACTTTGGTTTTGGATAAACCTGAAGGAGTCTAAAAAACAGATTCCTGTGGGTAAATGGATATTAAAGTTATTTATTGATGGACGATATATACTAGAGGATAGTTTTATGATTAATGAACAAAGTATTTATGGTCCATTTCATCAATAAAAAGGAGGCGTTATGATGACAAAAATTGGTATGAATCATCTCGATGTAACTCATGCAAACCGGGAAGTAAATCAGAGGATAGGGAATCAAAATCAAATAAAAGAATCAAAGGATCGGGACAATAGTGATGTTGGCATAAAAATGGATCTGTCAAAAAAAATACAGGAACCTTCCTTGAAAGAAGCTGAAAGCGTTGAAGCAAAATCTCAGGGAAATGGACGGATAAGGGGCTTTTTTAGCTCTGTAAGAGAAAGCGTTGTCGCAGCTGCTGATACAGTAAGAAATATAGGGGAAACAGCTGTAACGATTGCTAAGGACGTTGCTGGAACAGTAAAAGAAACAGCTTCCAATATTGCTGTCAATATCAGTGAAACGGCATCGAATGTTCGAGGACATCTAAGCGAAGCCTCTGGAAGTGTGGCTCGGCTGAGTAGTGCGGCGGCAGGAATGGTTGGAGATGCTACCGCTATGGTGTCTGCTGGGGTGAAAACCGCCGTTTCGATAGGGCGGGATGTGGTACAATCTGGTGCTAATCTTGCGGAAGGTCTTCGGCAGATGGGTGAAGCTTTTGGAAAAGATCAGAGTTTAAGCGAGAGGGCTGGGCATTTGGCCCGAGGAACTCAGACCATGGCCAATGCTTTTGAACCGCTGAGCAGCATTCCGGAAGGCTTTCAAAGAGGGCGAGAAGAGATAAGCAACCGCATGGATTCAATTAAGAGTCAATATCAAATGGTGAAGGAAGAAGCAGCGGCGATGAAATCCACAGCCATAAGTATTGGACAGGAAGTTGCTCAATCTGTAAGCTATACAACAGGCCAAATAGCTCAAGGTACTCAAAATATTATTGGTGCTTTCTCGGATAACTCTCAGGAATTAGTATATGCATAATCATCAGATAAGGTGAGAAGCTCTTTAGGATAAACCTAAAGGGCTTTTTGTCGGGAAAAGATTGCTTTTCACCTCTTTTTTTGGTAGATTTGGCTGAAATATGCTATAATAACATAGTGGAAATATGTCAAATCCTAGGATTAGGAGGTTCCTTATGCAAGAAAACAGAGAAGTGATGATACAGGCCCAGGAATTAATGCAAACCATTCATGAGGCAGTAGATCATATGATAAAACAGTTGGAAGAACTTCGTTATGAAGAAACGATTCAGCTTCTGGAAGATGTTGTGAAGGGAACAGAAAGCGTTCAGATGGCCTTGTTGCCTTTGGCGGAAGAGGAAGAGGCGTCGAAGCTTCAATCCTTGCACAAAGACCTGATGGAAAAGGTAGATAAATACTTGGATTTTTACAGAGACAAAGAACATGAAGCGATGAAAGAGCAGATGAGTATGGCAATTGTTGAATCTCTAAAAAAGTGGCATCGGGAAATGGAAGAACTGATCAAACCGCATATTGATCATTAATAGGCGTTGTGAGAATATCGCAGATAATGATTTGTGTATATAGGCATCTACATAAGGAGTTAGATGAAATGAGAATTGTGTCGACTTCCGGCTTAAGGGCTGGTACAAAACTGGGAAAAACGGTATATGATGAAAAAGGATTAGTTTTGTTGCGATCAGGCGTTAAACTGACAGATTCTTATATATTTCAACTAAAACGCAAAAACATTCCGGCGGTTTATGTGGATGATGATCTTTCTCACGGTGTTGAGATATCAAATGTGATCGATCAGGAAGTTCGTGTAAAAGCAGTGTTGCAAATCAAAGACATTTTTGAAGATATCAAAGATAGGAAAAATAAAATGGCAACCCGTTATATTAGTGATCGGCATTATGAGGGTGTCAAAAAAACCTTTGATGACATTATGGGGAACCTGCAAAAAAACAAAGGCGCTACGATGAACATGGCAGAGTTGATGTCCTCTAGCCTGTATACT is a window encoding:
- a CDS encoding flagellin N-terminal helical domain-containing protein produces the protein MVAVTTIGKAMERLYSGLRINRSSDDAAGLAISEKMRAQIRGLNQASRNAQDAISLIQTAEGALEETHEILQRIRELSVQSANDTNVDADREEIQKEINQLTEEIDRIANTTEFNTIQLLNREVQIEGSSSSVDLTEEEIIVSNLKKWWLVEAESLVKEGYGIEFHR
- a CDS encoding sensor domain-containing diguanylate cyclase; its protein translation is MRKLAVIGVMGILIIMMLMKPVEASEHKHLVDLRHNKDSLQPLEGLWEFYWNELLEPEDFRFRSVESAEHVLIPGAWNGYLINGKQLTGDGYATYRTFVRTDGEGIIAFKIPRILTAYRMWVSGEEIAGAGRVGTCRSESEPQYLTQQAFVMVEEDIAEVIIQVSNFNHRSGGILENIYVGRSEQVLVSTKNALAYELFLFGSLMVIGVYHLVLYYYRKKDRALLFFSIYCLVIGLRTILVGEIFFIQVYPNFNWEIAHKMQTLSYYSAVLILMLFFREMYRSYVPAWVVNSCMVTTGIFSFLVLVTPARVFNHINPVFQVFTILVSGYILVILFRICQKKEPGTLFIAFGYAILIFTVFHDLIYLSILMSDYQFLNHIIRRGNLSSFGLLVFSLTHSFALAITYAELFNKNEKMTSELIDLNENLEQLVERRTTDLRKSYQKIEEQKHALEKTNRKLEKMSQKDALTKVWNRRYFDESFASEWQRALRTKSPISLLFLDIDDFKDYNDQYGHQAGDDCLVKVAKVLQEKIKRRIDVVARYGGEEFVVLLANADQTGAITVAEELRRAVEVIGVTVSIGVASMIPSLSKSPEDLIRAADQAMYLAKKSGKNRVES
- the fliB gene encoding flagellin lysine-N-methylase, encoding MTEKKRVVLEPTYMKQFHCIGSACEDSCCIGWRVDLDKKTYLAYKNIQNQTLKPLMEKQVSRKHNQKSDKSYGKIKMEKNGRCPFLDEKNLCKVYIHAGESYLSDTCRFYPRMVKKVDGKFERAATPSCPEIVRVGLLNPDGIAFQQVEESRNLPIVVKKQFDTEGHTYLNKAQRYFWEIRMFSLNLLQNRNYSLSDRLVLLGITYQKMEALQKEKRVKEIPGMIISMKEKIGDGSFREELEKIPANTKLQMRLVKAMTDKRVLEGVRNKRYIECLKETLLGIGYEKGWNIEGVNKKYDDHYREYVVPYLEEKEYILENFLVNEYFKELMPFGSFESIWDSYLYLCMLYSMVKLHMIGMAGYHQGLTDELMIKLIQSLSKIVLHNNRYIQRMITQLRDNNQDSLAFMAILVKN
- a CDS encoding GGDEF domain-containing protein, giving the protein MNKIFQHLFSFTIPFLFLAIAYMTHISIEMIPDSWIDTMPLLTVALFALAAILGIWFNRSAIVFASILLLFLYYIQMEKLGFSDHFISADQPQHALILIVVIANLLFFSFSTERGVFSFWGKIKLAVLAFQGWLLLSASKSLSTEIDRLLLEHVTLPLAGKMDLQAYSLILLTGTIFIFAIKAIRTGSFTDRSMVTSVMGIAFIIFMDIPSETVPIFYTTIGLLLVLSVISSSYHMAYIDELTQIPSRRALEEKLLQLGNHYTIAMIDIDFFKKFNDRYGHDVGDDVLAMVASVLKNVTSGGKAYRYGGEEFTIVFPDKGLTEILPVLDELRKTVAQQTYLYKSKPVKKTQKRGSSRSKNLRVTISIGVAEKNHRFKTAEEVRTASDKALYRAKKKGRNCVSK
- a CDS encoding flagellin N-terminal helical domain-containing protein; this encodes MRINNNLMAMNTHRQLGIAQGSGSKSMEKLSSGFRINRAGDDAAGLAISEKMRAQIRGLNQASRNAQDGISLIQTAEGALNESHAILQRMRELSVQASNDTNVDVDREEIQKEVIQLTSELNRIANTTEFNTMKLLDGSASAQSATGATVEKITTEQLVVNTATGITAGDDAIELKDNQLEISAYNNFDWSDVEDGSTITISTDDGKLTVVIDAEEATGNRELNVSEDFVPNWDENDEYTYNAHGVSFTITKEAFEAAEDGDDLVITSDDIVDGGSLIGTISTADDWADNDGLSEIVDYIAVDADKLNAEFGDAVASYMTIEFDGTGANGAITVTIFDADNNELSEDVYENLGLSNDDIFNYDNHGINFDLKIADITEEIESNNLHFETENFDVTENNALALQIGANQNQFMEVSIDDVTATALFVSASGGGEQEVTLQDGSTVNAWFRDVQEVTDGTSADAAEYALDVTSFEKAEAAITVINDSIERVSAARSNLGAVQNRLEHTISNLDNSAENLQAAESRIRDVDMAAEMMELTKQNILQQASTAMLAQANQAPQSVLQLLG